One genomic region from Penaeus monodon isolate SGIC_2016 chromosome 24, NSTDA_Pmon_1, whole genome shotgun sequence encodes:
- the LOC119589006 gene encoding uncharacterized protein LOC119589006: MFLLFTRPVMFAVARDCRQGNVPPGVLVGSEFSAREFRAKNFTGRDLRGTEITAREFSARDSAGREFRDENLSAREFAAEVFTAKEISAREFSAREFSAGEVDAREFTARRVVATTDAIDAPPARQLSKSSLKKRKSKNSLR; encoded by the exons ATGTTTTTGCTGTTTACGAGGCCAGTCATGTTCGCCGTGGCCAGGGACTGTCGCCAAGGGAACGTACCTCCGGGCGTTCTCGTCGGGTCGGAGTTCTCGGCCAGGGAGTTCAGGGCCAAGAACTTCACCGGGCGCGACCTCAGGGGCACGGAGATCACCGCCAGGGAGTTCAGCGCCAGGGACTCCGCCGGGAGGGAGTTCCGAGACGAGAACCTGAGCGCCAGGGAGTTCGCCGCCGAGGTCTTCACGGCCAAGGAGATTTCGGCCAGGGAGTTCTCCGCCAGGGAGTTCTCGGCCGGGGAGGTGGACGCCAGGGAGTTCACGGCGAGGAGAGTCGTGGCGACCACCGACGCCATCGACGCGCCGCCCGCCAGGCAGCTCTCGAAGTCGTCGCTCAAGAAACGCAAGTCGAAGAACTCGCTCAG GTAG
- the LOC119588929 gene encoding myosin-1-like: protein MEYKKRFISAFVGDSSPTKIPKPKDLGQNPRFSFTLPTPKQVQKVHLSTGAAIPSDEENNADSPRRSADAKPRPHGEYRLVACKDSNALTPGNSYRESGTEPLHRKTIEGVDSKPCERGKAVPPPDRGASSTVPPPIPARNPFSVPSPAARHEEPIPLRLRVIQSPPAFVAAAAAHTPQARQVTAPPRGLPKHSPGSTRQS from the coding sequence ATGGAGTATAAAAAGCGATTTATCTCCGCATTTGTTGGAGACTCATCGCCTACAAAAATACCTAAGCCCAAAGATCTTGGTCAAAATCCTCGTTTCTCCTTCACACTCCCAACTCCAAAACAAGTTCAGAAAGTTCATCTAAGCACAGGAGCCGCAATCCCATCAGACGAAGAAAATAATGCAGATTCTCCCCGCCGCAGCGCCGACGCAAAGCCGCGACCGCACGGGGAGTATCGCCTCGTTGCGTGCAAGGATTCGAACGCACTCACTCCAGGCAACAGCTACAGAGAGAGCGGCACTGAGCCACTTCACCGCAAGACCATAGAGGGCGTGGATTCGAAACCTtgtgagagagggaaggcagTTCCGCCTCCAGATCGGGGCGCTTCCAGCACtgttcctcctcccatccccgcaCGCAACCCGTTCTCCGTTCCCTCTCCCGCCGCTCGACACGAAGAGCCGATCCCGTTACGCCTCCGTGTCATACAGTCCCCGCCCGCCTTcgttgccgccgccgccgcgcacaCACCGCAGGCACGCCAGGTCACCGCTCCTCCCCGAGGCCTGCCGAAACACAGCCCGGGGTCAACACGTCAATCATGA
- the LOC119588930 gene encoding proline-rich extensin-like protein EPR1: MSCERRRLVFGAGTAGASHVQQESTWGDPSYPYPDLRPLYQNYDPPYPKLRPPYPDLRPPYPGIDPLPRLDPSRNYDPYPDLRPHHPDLRPPYPDLRPPLPRPTTPLPRPTTPPDLRPPYPDLRPPQTYDPPTQTYDPPTQTYDPPRPTTPPTQTYDPLTQTYDPPRPTTPLPRPTTPPPRPTTPPDLRPPYPDLRPPYPDLRPPYPDLRPPHPDLRPPYPDLRPPLPTR; encoded by the exons ATGTCCTGCGAGCGCCGTCGGCTTGTCTTCGGCGCAGGGACAGCTGGCGCATCTCACGTGCAGCAGGAGTCAACTTGGGG AGACCCCTCGTACCCCTACCCAGACTTACGACCCCTCTACCAGAACTACGACCCCCCCTACCCAAAACTACGACCACCCTACCCAGACCTACGACCCCCTTATCCAGGCATCGACCCCCTACCCAGACTAGACCCCTCCAGAAACTACGACCCCTACCCAGACCTACGACCCCACCACCCAGACCTACGACCCCCCTACCCAGACCTACGACCCCCCCTACCCAGACCTACGACCCCCCTACCCAGACCTACGACCCCCCCAGACCTACGACCCCCCTACCCAGACCTACGACCCCCCCAGACCTACGACCCCCCCACCCAGACCTACGACCCCCCCACCCAGACCTACGACCCCCCCAGACCTACGACCCCCCCCACCCAGACCTACGACCCCCTCACCCAGACCTACGACCCCCCCAGACCTACGACCCCCCTACCCAGACCTACGACCCCCCCACCCAGACCTACGACCCCCCCAGACCTACGACCCCCCTACCCAGACCTACGACCCCCCTACCCAGACCTACGACCCCCCTACCCAGACCTACGACCCCCCCACCCAGACCTACGACCCCCCTACCCAGACCTACGACCCCCCCTACCCACGAGGTGA